A stretch of Episyrphus balteatus chromosome 2, idEpiBalt1.1, whole genome shotgun sequence DNA encodes these proteins:
- the LOC129909667 gene encoding serine protease SP24D-like: MVPKSLLLLVITLLFCTFVKAQPGSRIFGGKDAEVGQFPHQVALYIAGDFTCGGSIISSRYILTAAHCVNNGHLIEPIAARDVTIRVGSIQLLAGGKIVAVKNIIIRETFGNWLDDIALLELQEELVFTENIQKIDLFTGEVPKNAPIVISGWGLLNYNGQSPQRLQYGTLRKLDPSECDAEIGYGIDSIICLGHDVNNGACTGDAGGPATYDGKLVGVNSFIVYGCGSWKPDAFGKVSYHRDWIIANMS; this comes from the exons ATGGTGCCGAAATCTTTATTACTTCTAGTAATCACCTTATTATTTTGTACCTTTGTCAAGGCACAACCAGGTTCAAGAATATTTGGTGGCAAAGATGCAGAAGTTGGACAATTCCCCCACCAGGTGGCGCTTTATATTGCTGGTGATTTTACTTGTGGTGGATCTATTATTAGCTCTCGTTACATTTTGACAGCTGCTCATTGTGTTAATAATGGACATTTAATTGAACC taTTGCCGCAAGGGATGTAACAATTCGTGTAGGAAGTATTCAACTACTGGCCGGTGGAAAAATAGTTGcagtgaaaaatattataatacgTGAAACTTTCGGAAATTGGTTAGATGACATTGCCCTATTGGAATTGCAAGAAGAACTTGTATTCACTgagaatattcaaaaaattgacttattcaCTGGTGAAGTACCAAAAAATGCACCAATTGTCATTTCTGGTTGGGGACTTTTAAATTATAATGGACAAAGTCCACAACGCTTACAATATGGTACTTTGCGAAAATTAGATCCATCAGAGTGTGATGCAGAAATTGGCTATGGAATTGACTCAATTATTTGTCTAGGTCATGATGTTAATAATGGAGCTTGTACTGGTGATGCTGGTGGTCCAGCTACGTACGATGGCAAATTGGTGGGAGTAAATAGTTTTATTGTTTATGGATGTGGTAGTTGGAAACCTGATGCTTTTGGCAAAGTAAGCTATCATCGTGATTGGATAATTGCAAATATGAGTTAA
- the LOC129909669 gene encoding transmembrane protease serine 9-like gives MVFKILLLIAFASVSCTLVNGQIQSRILGGKNARVGQFPYQVALYTNNNFECGGTIIDRRWIMTAAHCVVVGGVGIKPYPARNVTIRAGSIHRLTGGKLLRAEKIKVKMSFGNFLDDIALVYLNESLVMSDTINKIGLQWEEVPNNSPVNITGWGRLSFNGVNPDILQWNTLSKLSPDSCEKRIGYGWDSILCLAHKENNGICMGDSGGPATYNGKVAGVTNFSNDGCGSKKPDAFAKVSYHRNWIMANMMSTQFGPKRTVIYLTMSLTILSLIALLCLLLCGTHSAQPISKVVGGKDAEIGQFPHQVALFKDGSFTCGGSIISSRYVLTAAHCVVVGNGIETLPAKYFTVRVGSIQRLAGGKLMSIKTVTVRQSYGNFLDDVALLELETELVFSKNIQKIDLYDAEVPKGEEIVISGWGRIVHGGAIPHRLQYNTLSALDGPSCDLAIGMGHDQIICLAHDRNNGACNGDSGGPATYQGKLVGVAGFVYGGCGSANPDGYAKVKYHLDWIHANMH, from the exons atggttttcaaaatattgttaCTCATAGCATTCGCTTCAGTATCTTGCACTTTGGTCAACGGCCAGATACAGTCAAGAATACTGGGTGGAAAGAATGCAAGAGTTGGACAATTTCCCTACCAGGTAGCACTatatacaaataataattttgagtgCGGTGGTACTATCATAGACCGTCGGTGGATTATGACAGCTGCTCATTGTGTAGTTGTTGGTGGAGTTGGTATAAAacc TTATCCTGCCAGAAATGTAACAATTCGTGCTGGAAGTATTCACCGTTTGACTGGTGGAAAGTTATTACGAGCAGAGAagataaaagtaaaaatgtcCTTTGGAAACTTCTTGGATGACATTGCACTAGTGTATTTGAATGAATCACTTGTAATGAGTGatacaattaataaaattggATTACAATGGGAAGAAGTACCAAATAATTCTCCAGTGAATATTACTGGATGGGGACGTCTTAGTTTCAATGGCGTAAATCCAGATATCTTGCAATGGAATACTTTGTCTAAATTAAGTCCAGATTCGTGTGAGAAGAGAATTGGCTATGGATGGGATTCAATTCTTTGTTTAGCACATAAAGAGAATAATGGAATTTGTATGGGAGATTCTGGCGGTCCAGCTACGTATAATGGAAAAGTTGCAGGAGTTACCAATTTTAGTAATGATGGATGCGGAAGTAAGAAACCTGATGCATTTGCTAAAGTAAGTTATCATCGCAATTGGATAATGGCTAATATGATGAGTacacaatttggaccaaaa CGGACAGTGATTTATTTGACAATGTCGTTGACTATTCTATCTTTAATTGCACTCTTGTGTCTCTTGTTATGTGGAACGCATTCAGCTCAACCAATATCGAAAGTCGTCGGTGGCAAGGACGCAGAAATTGGTCAATTCCCTCATCAGGTAGCCCTTTTTAAAGATGGATCATTCACTTGTGGTGGATCGATAATTAGTTCTCGTTATGTTCTGACAGCTGCTCATTGTGTTGTCGTTGGTAATGGTATTGAAAC ACTACCAGCAAAATATTTCACTGTTCGAGTTGGTAGCATTCAACGTTTGGCTGGTGGAAAATTAATGTCAATTAAAACTGTCACCGTCCGTCAGAGCTATGGCAACTTTTTGGATGACGTTGCATTACTCGAATTGGAAACAGAACTTGTCTTTagcaaaaatatccaaaaaattgatttgtatgATGCTGAAGTACCAAAAGGTGAAGAAATTGTTATTTCTGGATGGGGACGTATAGTACATGGTGGAGCTATTCCACATCGTCTGCAATATAATACATTGTCAGCTTTAGATGGACCAAGTTGCGATTTAGCTATAGGCATGGGTCATGATCAAATAATATGTTTAGCCCATGATAGGAATAATGGAGCTTGTAATGGTGATTCTGGTGGTCCGGCAACTTATCAAGGAAAACTCGTTGGTGTAGCTGGATTTGTTTATGGTGGATGTGGTAGTGCTAATCCAGATGGTTATGCTAAGGTTAAATACCATCTTGATTGGATACATGCTaatatgcattaa